Genomic window (Cryptococcus deuterogattii R265 chromosome 7, complete sequence):
TGCCCATAAGGACAACACCCTTGCCACGGAGAGCCTGTCGGATCATGTGACATTGCTGAGAAGAGACGTTGTCAATGttgacgacgaagatggaggCTGAAAAGCGAATAAGCGAGAGGCCTTCAACAATTTCTGACGGTGAGACTCACGGTACTTCTCGATGAGAGCCCTAAGCTTCTCGAAGTAAAGTTCCTTGTTAGCACGAGTGGCACCCATTTTGAATAGCTAGTCTCCCAAGTGTCGTTTGTTGAACAGAAGGAATTTAAAGACGAGCTcgtggagaaagagatgtaTGGACTCTCGCGAATCGAGAAAATCAGTGACACGCGGCGGCATGCGATCGGCGATTATCGGAGTTTCGTGGAGAAGTGGAGTGGCATCGTAATTTGGCCACGTGGCTAATCTTTGGCCTTACTTAGTTTCAAGGTAGGAGCGTAAAGTCGAGTGCAGCATAGAACACACCGACTCTCCCAATACTGCAGGATGCGGCCCGAGGGATGCCGCCCCCACTTACACCCCAATCCATCCGCAGAGCACCAACACAGATCCGGACACTCTGCTCGTCCCCCCTCCCCAGCTTCGCCTTCCCTCCGCGCCCTATACCCAGCCAACGACAACAGGAGCCTGATATACCTAGAGCAGAGTCCAGTGCAGCCGCacaaaggagagaagatatAACCAGGATGGCAGTGGAGAAAGTCAAAGACATATACAGCCGGGAGAAGGTGTATAGAGCGTCGgcaaaggggaaagaaagggcaAGACCTGGTATGTCAAAACTGAAATACACTTGTTTCCATTGGCCCTTCGCCATCCTAACATGTGGTATAGAAAACCCCTCGTCATTCCCACCGATCATCTCTCGCCTCCTCTCAGCTCGACTATATCGCCTGGCAACACTCCACCTCCTTTCCACACCTTCTCTCGCGGCGGACGAAAAGTTGGTCACGGCAATGAGGGATCATATGTTCATGAACGGAGCGGATAATCTGGGGAGAAGACTGGATAGAGGCCTCGAGAGGTGGAAGCGAGAAAAGGGGGATGCTGTCAAGTTTTCGCCAGGTCTAAAAAGATTAAAAAGAGAAGTAAAGGAAGGTAAAGAGTTATCGCCTGAACGTCCTTATCCTCCGTTACCAATTACCAACACATTCCTCTCAAACCTCCTTCGCAAACCCTGTACCCATCCAACCCACAGCCACTTAGCTGTATCATTTCCATTCTCACTcccacctccttcaccaaACCTCCTCCAAGTTGAGCATCTGTTAAACCTCATCAACCATcttgaacaagaagaaggtctCCAAGCCGATCGAGAAACGGCAGTGTTGATCTTTGCTTGTTGGCTCAGATGTGTCTGTACGAGGGTCAAGGTTCCTTCAAAGGGCCTCCAAGAAACGGAACATCCTTCAGGCCTAGCCAATCCATCAGACCCAACACATCTCTCATTACCACCTTCCTACGCACGACCCGGTTCAGTTCTCGATTCCACTTATTTTTCAGATTCGGATTCAGAACCTattccaccaccacccaccCGTCACCAAATTCTGACGCTCTTTCAAACCCTCCACCCCCACCTCACCccttcctcaccatcccctCTTGAAGCTACGCGCGAAGAGAGGGAATGGGAGTGGGATAAGGTAGTGAGGCCGTTTGGGAAGGCATTTATCAATTCACTGAGGGTTGTTGGGTTCAGGATGGGTCATGGATCGCACGGAGTACATGCATCAAAtaaaagaggatgggatggagaagtgaaggagattgggGTGGTGCAGCgctggatgaagatgagaaaaaaggaactTTTGGGGGATGATCCTGTGATCTAAGTCTTTCCACCCGTCATCTTGACGGTGTGCCCGAAGATTATGTTGAGAATAAAGGTCGGATGGAGGGGACTTAGAGGGCGAGGGGTAGAGGGAAGTAAACGCCAGgtggttggaagaaggggaacgACGCTGTGAAGGAAACGAAGAGAAGTTagaggaggtggaaaagtgaatggggagaagggggTTGTAGCATAGAAAGCATTCAGCATTTCATCAGCATAAGACATCTTTTTTGGGTTTGGGCATCGCAATACGCGACATGCATGAACGAATGAAGACCTGCGAGACTCTTCACCAAGAGCATTACTTCTTGTTCAAAGGAGATGGCATGATCTATGATTCTCCGACTTCACCTTCTAACCACCAGTTATCCATTTCCCATCCGACCCCTCTGACGCGTAGCCAttttctctcccctcctccttcccatttccccgttgctttttccttttctacCACGCTCCCTTCAACTCGGTCCCTATTACTCTCATCCTCGGTTTCAATCTCGATCTTCGTTTGatttccatcatccccgCCATCTTGAGATGGTATCACATGGAATCCCTCTGCCCGACCGGCAGCTTCGACAAGCAATTGCAGCTCGCCAGTTGTGAAAAGGTGGTAATAGCGGTGAAATACTTGGGGTTCAGGTTCTAGTTCTGGTTTGGGGGCTGGCTCGGGTCCTGGTTGTGGTTCTGATAATCTTGCTGGTTCAGAAAAGGGACTTCCCGATTGCGGTTCAGATCCTGAGAGCGGGCGAGAAGAATAATTGTGAAGGCCCTCAACCCCTGATATAGGTTCTTTCGAGTAATGATGCTTTTCCTTGGCCTGTTTGGGTTGTTTAGACTTGGGCTGTTTAAGTTGTTTTGGCTTTTTAAATGTCTCGCCCTTCTTAGGTGCCAACACCCACGGTACAAGCACGTCTTgtattttctcttttccctgctcttccccctcgTATTTCTCTTGCAATGGAGAAACAACGATGGGAGGAACCTCGTTACCAGGTTTAGACGcggcagcagaagcagcGCTCCCCATTTTGCGTCTACTACTCTCTCCCTGCTCATACGCCCAGACGTAGATCATGAACCTTCCATATGGTGGCTGACTTGATAAGCGAAGAGGTCGAAGCATCATCTTTAACTTTGATCAACATCCCTTCgctgggaagaaggaagaggcgagACTCACCTGGACCGCATGTTGTCTCCGTTCGGGAGTGGAGAGGTGATGAACAGCCGCAATGGAAATCACAAAATCAAAAACCCCCGCTCTCCAAACATCAACTCCCATATCCCCTCTCACGCATTCGGCTACTTCACTCCCGTCCtctgttccttctttgccatcTTCCTGTCTGTTTGCGTTGAGCCCGCCGAAACCCATTTTGCGAGCATGAGATAGCAGACCAGAGCTCCGATCTAATGCGATCATCTCGCATCCTGCTTGGTGCGCTACCGGCAAGTATTTGCCGTTCCCGGCTCCGCTATCCAGGCCGATGGATCCAGGAGGTTGTGTGGAGAGGAATCGGGCGATTAGAGGCCATGGCTTGATGGGAGAGTGGGAACATTAGTGTGTCTAGATCAATTggcagaaggaatggaaCCGACTTTGAATCTCGTTTGAGAGAAGTGAGGAGCGATAGCTTCGTAGACTGTGTGGACTGTTCGCTCCTCGTCCTGGTAGGGGTTCGAGAATGGCGCAACTGGCTGTGGGATCGGTTTCGGCATTGTCTTTATATCGACAGAAATTTGTCAACAACCACCACGGAAAAAGTTGTCGATCACGCTGATCCGTCGGGCAGTTGTGTCGCATTCAGGCACGACTGAGCGTCGGGCGTGTTTTGGAGTTTTGGCGTCGAATAACTTTGTGCTTTCCCGTCCCAACCATCCCAATATAAGACAACAAGGAATGCCCACCCCATTAACGCTCCTCTTATCGACAATTGCAATAATAACCACCTACTTCACAATGCCATTATGGCCATTTCGGAAATCAAACTACGACCCTCGAGGAAAACACTGTTATATCACGGGCGGCTCGTCAGGCTTGGGCAAGGCTCTTGCTGAGCGGCTGGTGGAGCAAGGAGCCCATGTTACGATTGTCGGGAGAGATACTAAAAAGGCGGAGGGTGTAGttgagaagctcaaggtAAGTTTAGAGGATAAACAAGAAAACTCGAGCTGATTACAATATAGGCCATCGCAGCACCTGGCCAGATCATCCAGTGCATCTCCGCAGACCTTACATCACCTACCGCCTCTACCGAGGCTATACACGCTGCATGCAAACTACACGCGGACCAAGCACCTGACTACGTCTACCTCTGTGCTGGATTCTCTCAGCCGAAACTGTTCACTGAAACGACAAAGCAAGAGCTGAAAGATGGGCTCGATGGTGTGTACTGGGTATCGGCTTATACTGCTCACGTTTGTCTCTCTCATTCTGGGATCCCATAGAAAATTGGTGCtaatggaagagatgacaGGAGGCATGTCAGATGATGACCAAGCAACGCCGCATTGGCAAAATTATCTTTGTCGCCAGTTTCCTCTCCTACGTTTCCTTTGCCGGATACTCATCCTACTCCCCCGCCAAATACGCTCTTCGCGGCCTTTCAGACGCTCTACGCTCAGAAATGTTACTGCACAATATTGATATCCACATCTTCTTACCGTGTGGTATCACCGGCCCTGGGTTCGATGCTGAGAATAGGACAAAGCCGGCTGTaacaaagaagattgaagaaggggataCGCCTATCACGCCAGAAGTATGTGCGGCGGCTTTGGAAAGCGGTGCGTCGTTTTTCTTGCATTTATgcaagacgaagaaaacTGATTGGTCGCGATTaggcttgaagaagggctATTACCAAATCACAGACAACATGGTCACCGAACCTATTCGCTTACGTTCTAACGGTGGTGTACCGACCAATAATTTCTTACTCGATACGCTCTGGCTTATCATTGGGTCTGTCGGTGTACCCATCTGGCGAATGACAGCCGACTCTACTGTGAGATCTTTCAGACCTaaagtggagaaagagCTTCAGGCGAAGGGGTACTACGTGTCACGATAAAATGCTCGGCATCTTACTCGCTGTCAGTGCCATTTTGAGATGATTTGCGGATGCATTGGATGTGAAATGCCTAAAGGAGTAAAGTTATGATATTTGAGCAGTAATTGTACCCGTATTACTTTTAAGCGAAACTGGGAGTTGCGGAGGTCGTGTATGGATGGACTCTAAGTTGTCTACAGCTTGTCAATTCAGTCACAAGTATCACTGTTCTGTTATGTCAGTAGCCCGAATTCGTTGTTGCTTAAGTATTTTGCTAGATTGAGCAAGAGCTTTTGCATTAAGCAAGGGCAGAGATGAATACGAGTAGCTGTgtgaaaagaaaaaaagtcaagaacaaaaaaagatcAGGCCTCTCTGGGAGTCGAACCCAGGTCACGAGAATCAGAATCTCATGTACTAACCGTTATACTAAGAAGCCCTGTTCAGCTGATTAACAAGCATCTTGATGCTGTTTAATTTTTCTCACGATATATATGACATCAAGCTTGATTTTTATGCATCCTGATGACGAACAAAACACTATATACCAGCTGAATCTGCAACTTCTGCTGTCGGCGCTCGTTGTAGATTTCACACCTTAGTGTCTCAGTTAAACTTCCATTTCGTATCTTCTTTACGGTCGATATGGTTAGCCGTTTTCTATTAATTAAATGCATTGCTAACCGTTTCACAGTCAaacttccttcccatccccacgAAGGCAGCAactccccttccctctttcgCCAAACATCTTCTGGATTACATTTCAGCTCACTTCAGAGATGCCCACCCGGAGGCATTTAGGAAAGATGTGGATGTTCTTgtggggatgaggaaagattGGGTAGAGGCTAAACTAGAAGCTCATCCTGAGATCATAAGAGCATTTATGAGGTTGGTGCTCTACAAAACAGACCGTCAAATGTCTCAGCTGATATAATGACAATTACAGGTACCATGCGCAATTGGCATTCCTATCCACGAAGTTCCCTTCCGATATTAACCTTCCCTTCGCCTActatcttcctttcccagCTACATTCTCTCTCAGTCCAGACGCACCTATATCGCTTTCCTCTCTGACGTTTGAGAGAGCATGTGTTCTGTTTAACATGGCGGCGCTTTATGCTTCTATGGCTGCggctgaaagaagagcagaggcagaggggATTAAGCGAGCATTGGGTTATCTCACTGTAAGTCCTATTGTCTCAAGATTAAATAC
Coding sequences:
- a CDS encoding tRNA (uracil-5-)-methyltransferase TRM9, with protein sequence MPKPIPQPVAPFSNPYQDEERTVHTVYEAIAPHFSQTRFKPWPLIARFLSTQPPGSIGLDSGAGNGKYLPVAHQAGCEMIALDRSSGLLSHARKMGFGGLNANRQEDGKEGTEDGSEVAECVRGDMGVDVWRAGVFDFVISIAAVHHLSTPERRQHAVQMMLRPLRLSSQPPYGRFMIYVWAYEQGESSRRKMGSAASAAASKPGNEVPPIVVSPLQEKYEGEEQGKEKIQDVLVPWVLAPKKGETFKKPKQLKQPKSKQPKQAKEKHHYSKEPISGVEGLHNYSSRPLSGSEPQSGSPFSEPARLSEPQPGPEPAPKPELEPEPQVFHRYYHLFTTGELQLLVEAAGRAEGFHVIPSQDGGDDGNQTKIEIETEDESNRDRVEGSVVEKEKATGKWEGGGERKWLRVRGVGWEMDNWWLEGEVGES
- a CDS encoding 3-ketodihydrosphingosine reductase TSC10, with translation MPLWPFRKSNYDPRGKHCYITGGSSGLGKALAERLVEQGAHVTIVGRDTKKAEGVVEKLKAIAAPGQIIQCISADLTSPTASTEAIHAACKLHADQAPDYVYLCAGFSQPKLFTETTKQELKDGLDGVYWVSAYTAHEACQMMTKQRRIGKIIFVASFLSYVSFAGYSSYSPAKYALRGLSDALRSEMLLHNIDIHIFLPCGITGPGFDAENRTKPAVTKKIEEGDTPITPEVCAAALESGLKKGYYQITDNMVTEPIRLRSNGGVPTNNFLLDTLWLIIGSVGVPIWRMTADSTVRSFRPKVEKELQAKGYYVSR